The proteins below come from a single Burkholderia sp. PAMC 26561 genomic window:
- a CDS encoding 3-hydroxybutyrate dehydrogenase: MTSSAATPLAGKTALVTGSTSGIGLGIANALAQAGANIVLNGFGDATVIQNAKSQIEQHGVKAVHHGADMSKATEIEAMIAFAIEQFGAVDVLVNNAGIQHVATIDTFPVEKWDAIIAINLTSAFHTMRVALPKMRDNGWGRVINIASAHGLVGSVGKSAYVAAKHGIVGLTKVAALENARTGVTVNAICPGFVLTPLVQKQIDDIAAKENISPDAARSKLLGEKQPSEQFVTPEQIGKLAVFLCSEAADEMRGSALQIDGGWTSQ, encoded by the coding sequence ATGACTTCATCCGCAGCAACTCCGCTCGCCGGCAAGACCGCACTCGTCACCGGATCGACCAGCGGTATTGGCCTCGGGATCGCCAATGCGCTCGCGCAAGCCGGCGCGAATATCGTGCTGAATGGTTTCGGCGACGCCACCGTGATCCAGAACGCGAAATCGCAGATCGAACAGCACGGCGTGAAGGCCGTGCACCACGGCGCGGATATGTCCAAGGCCACCGAGATCGAAGCGATGATCGCGTTTGCCATCGAGCAATTCGGCGCCGTGGATGTACTCGTGAACAACGCGGGCATCCAGCACGTCGCGACCATCGATACCTTCCCGGTCGAGAAGTGGGACGCCATTATCGCGATCAATCTGACCTCGGCGTTTCACACCATGCGGGTTGCGTTGCCGAAAATGCGCGATAACGGCTGGGGTCGCGTGATCAATATCGCCTCGGCGCACGGGCTGGTGGGCTCGGTGGGGAAATCGGCGTATGTGGCCGCGAAGCACGGCATTGTCGGTTTGACGAAAGTAGCCGCCCTCGAAAATGCGCGCACGGGCGTCACGGTGAACGCGATTTGCCCGGGTTTCGTGCTGACGCCGCTGGTGCAAAAGCAGATCGACGATATCGCCGCGAAGGAAAACATCTCGCCGGACGCGGCGCGCTCGAAGCTGCTCGGCGAGAAACAGCCGTCGGAACAGTTCGTGACGCCGGAGCAGATTGGCAAGCTGGCGGTATTTCTCTGCTCGGAAGCCGCCGATGAAATGCGCGGTTCGGCGCTTCAGATCGATGGCGGCTGGACGTCGCAGTAG
- a CDS encoding DUF1289 domain-containing protein, translated as MAVESPCISICKFDSKTGLCIGCLRTKDECKKWKKLKNKARTKIIDDRPKREEKLKKARK; from the coding sequence ATGGCAGTTGAATCGCCCTGCATCAGCATCTGCAAGTTCGACAGCAAAACCGGCCTGTGCATTGGCTGCTTGCGCACGAAGGACGAGTGCAAGAAGTGGAAGAAGCTGAAGAACAAGGCCCGGACAAAAATCATCGACGACAGGCCCAAGCGCGAAGAGAAGTTGAAGAAGGCGCGCAAATAA
- a CDS encoding PAS domain-containing protein, producing MQKPPLFSTLSQLEFERAVLGRVVAGMPLAEVLEHVIHRVENRSEQPMRASVLLVDATGKRLVHGAAPSLPDEYNRIVDGLETGPLMGSCGAAAFRGEPVIVEDIDTDPVWAAFRDIARKFELRACWSMPICAADGRVLGTFANYYSMPKKPSPEELDDIAQVASVTALAIERHAGDRALRESEERLRIAQQAGGIGTFELFPDSGRIAVSEELCWQWGLTPRHETHLDVLLDLVHPDDRARVLTAHQDMHTGALDYLEYRIRRADNGEERWMARRGEAIANSSGGLRFLGVTYDITGHKRFEERLRVSETQLRRLNDSLAAEVDARTRERNSIWRNSRDLFIVATSSGVLRAVNPAWTDILGFREDELIGKSFAEIVHPDDVEATETALQSVARSGIVRFENRNRHKDGSYRWVSWVAAPEGDTLYGNGRDVTSEKETQHALQQTEEALRQAQKMEALGQLTGGIAHDFNNLLQGITGPLELIRRYTQLGRTDDIDRFITMATGAANRAASLTHRLLAFSRRQPLDPKPVNADELLHSIDDLLKRTMGEAIDTRVIPNPRLWLTRCDANQLENAVLNFAINARDAMPEGGRLTLETDNVELGPEFATSHPDVAPGQYVVVSASDTGAGMPDDVKARAFDPFYTTKPLGQGTGLGLSMAYGFAKQSGGIATIESAPDAGTTIRLYLPRFTGGAGKTEVTTELTEAHRAAGGHVILVVEDDASVRELVCEILRDLNYEVLEAVDGPSGLAILNSPARIDLLVTDVGLPGLNGRQLADAARATRPALRVLFMTGYAESATRANGFLDTGMEMITKPFTLESMASRIRRMVTMAG from the coding sequence ATGCAAAAACCCCCACTGTTCTCGACGCTGAGCCAGCTTGAATTCGAGCGCGCGGTACTGGGACGCGTTGTGGCCGGCATGCCGCTCGCCGAAGTGCTCGAACACGTGATCCATCGGGTGGAAAACCGCTCGGAGCAGCCCATGCGCGCCTCCGTGCTGCTGGTCGATGCCACCGGAAAACGCCTCGTTCATGGCGCGGCGCCGAGTTTGCCCGACGAATACAACCGCATTGTCGACGGCCTCGAAACCGGCCCTTTAATGGGATCGTGCGGGGCCGCGGCGTTTCGCGGGGAACCGGTGATTGTCGAGGACATCGATACAGACCCGGTCTGGGCCGCTTTTCGCGATATCGCCCGGAAGTTCGAATTGCGCGCGTGCTGGTCCATGCCCATTTGCGCCGCCGATGGCCGCGTGCTCGGCACCTTCGCCAATTACTATTCGATGCCGAAAAAGCCGTCGCCCGAAGAACTGGACGACATTGCGCAAGTGGCGAGCGTGACGGCGCTGGCAATCGAGCGGCACGCTGGCGACCGCGCGCTGCGGGAAAGCGAAGAGCGTTTGCGGATCGCGCAGCAGGCCGGCGGAATTGGTACCTTCGAGCTGTTTCCGGACAGCGGGCGTATTGCGGTATCGGAGGAACTTTGCTGGCAGTGGGGTTTGACGCCCCGCCATGAGACCCATCTCGACGTGCTGCTGGACCTCGTGCATCCCGATGACCGCGCACGCGTGCTGACGGCGCACCAGGACATGCATACGGGCGCGCTGGATTACCTCGAATATCGCATCCGCCGCGCGGACAATGGCGAAGAGCGCTGGATGGCACGGCGCGGCGAAGCCATCGCCAACAGCAGCGGCGGCCTGCGTTTTCTTGGCGTGACCTACGACATCACGGGCCACAAGCGTTTCGAAGAACGCCTGCGCGTGAGCGAAACGCAATTGCGCCGCCTGAACGATTCGCTCGCGGCCGAAGTCGATGCCCGCACTCGCGAGCGCAACAGCATCTGGCGCAATTCGCGCGATCTTTTTATCGTGGCGACCAGTTCGGGCGTGCTGCGCGCGGTCAATCCCGCGTGGACCGACATCCTGGGTTTTCGCGAGGACGAACTGATCGGCAAGTCGTTCGCGGAAATCGTTCATCCGGATGACGTGGAAGCCACCGAAACCGCGCTGCAATCCGTCGCGCGTTCGGGGATCGTGCGGTTTGAAAATCGTAACCGTCACAAGGATGGGTCTTACCGATGGGTATCGTGGGTTGCGGCGCCCGAGGGCGACACCTTGTACGGCAACGGCCGCGATGTCACCAGCGAAAAGGAAACCCAGCACGCGCTGCAGCAAACCGAAGAGGCCTTGCGTCAGGCGCAGAAGATGGAGGCGCTCGGGCAACTGACGGGCGGTATCGCGCACGATTTCAACAACCTGCTGCAAGGCATTACCGGTCCGCTCGAACTGATCCGCCGTTATACCCAGCTCGGCCGGACGGACGACATCGACCGCTTCATCACGATGGCAACCGGCGCTGCGAACCGCGCCGCATCGCTGACGCATCGTCTGCTGGCGTTTTCGCGGCGTCAGCCGCTCGACCCGAAGCCGGTGAACGCGGACGAGTTGCTGCATTCCATCGACGATCTGCTCAAGCGCACGATGGGCGAGGCGATCGATACGCGCGTGATTCCCAATCCGAGACTCTGGCTCACGCGCTGCGACGCAAATCAGCTCGAAAACGCCGTGCTGAACTTCGCGATCAACGCGCGTGACGCGATGCCCGAAGGCGGCCGCCTGACGCTCGAGACGGACAACGTGGAGCTGGGGCCCGAGTTCGCAACGTCGCATCCCGATGTCGCGCCGGGCCAGTACGTGGTGGTATCGGCGTCGGATACGGGCGCCGGCATGCCCGACGACGTCAAGGCGCGCGCCTTCGATCCGTTCTATACGACCAAGCCGCTCGGGCAGGGCACGGGGCTGGGTTTATCGATGGCGTACGGGTTTGCCAAGCAATCGGGCGGAATCGCGACCATCGAAAGCGCGCCCGATGCCGGTACGACCATCCGGCTGTATTTGCCGCGGTTCACCGGCGGTGCGGGCAAGACCGAGGTGACAACGGAACTGACGGAAGCGCATCGCGCAGCCGGCGGCCACGTGATCCTGGTGGTTGAAGACGATGCGTCGGTGCGTGAGCTCGTGTGCGAGATCCTGCGCGACCTGAATTACGAGGTGCTGGAGGCCGTCGACGGACCGTCCGGACTTGCGATACTGAATTCGCCGGCGCGTATTGACCTGCTGGTCACCGATGTCGGCTTGCCCGGGCTGAACGGCCGCCAGCTTGCCGATGCCGCCCGGGCCACTCGCCCCGCGCTCCGCGTGCTGTTCATGACGGGTTACGCCGAGTCGGCCACGCGCGCCAACGGCTTTCTCGACACCGGCATGGAGATGATCACCAAGCCCTTCACGCTCGAATCCATGGCGAGCCGCATCCGCCGCATGGTGACCATGGCGGGCTGA
- a CDS encoding MipA/OmpV family protein — MFSLVTGIAPRYEGSRDYRPVVAPVIAAQFDNGFFLSPMEGAGYKKEFANGLFVSTALDYDFGRSDSNRADLPGSNYLKGMGRIPGSLMLSVQAGAHVFGTSTISMTLDQPLTHTGRGLSGHVAMTVPVLQTPTNQVDITGSIHAGTGRYAQTFFGVTDAQAANSNFRPYSVKGGIDSAKVSVGWTATVFSPRWSVHTEAGASRLIGNSGDSPIVQKKVNYFAISALTYRY, encoded by the coding sequence ATGTTTTCGCTCGTGACCGGCATCGCACCGCGATATGAGGGTAGCCGCGATTATCGGCCGGTCGTCGCGCCGGTTATCGCCGCCCAGTTCGACAACGGCTTTTTTCTTAGCCCCATGGAAGGCGCCGGCTACAAGAAGGAATTTGCGAACGGCTTGTTTGTATCGACGGCGCTCGATTACGACTTCGGCCGCAGCGACAGCAATCGCGCCGACCTGCCCGGCTCTAATTACCTCAAGGGCATGGGCCGCATTCCGGGCTCGCTGATGCTCTCTGTGCAGGCGGGCGCGCATGTGTTCGGTACATCGACCATCAGCATGACGCTCGACCAACCGCTCACACATACCGGCCGCGGCTTGAGCGGTCACGTCGCCATGACCGTGCCGGTTCTGCAAACGCCCACGAATCAAGTCGATATCACCGGCTCCATCCACGCGGGCACCGGGCGTTATGCGCAAACCTTCTTCGGCGTTACCGACGCACAAGCGGCCAATAGCAACTTCCGGCCTTATTCGGTGAAAGGCGGTATCGACAGCGCGAAGGTTTCGGTTGGCTGGACCGCCACCGTCTTCTCCCCACGATGGTCCGTGCACACCGAAGCTGGCGCAAGCCGTCTTATCGGCAATTCCGGCGACAGCCCGATCGTGCAGAAGAAGGTCAATTACTTCGCGATATCGGCGCTGACCTACCGCTATTGA
- a CDS encoding AI-2E family transporter has product MTPNPVPRRPASKVLPPEAPGMRALLSLVTGVVVICALYFGRAVLIPIILAVLLSFLVAPFVDLLRRLKLGQVPSVILAVLVALSVLTAVGALIGAQVAQLASDLPRYQVAVERKIDAVQEKTVGRADAFLGKAATALKRISPNRQEEIRKSQENQTASPIDAPMPVEVHEPSPSPVELAQRFLSPIISPLETTGIVLVVAIFILLQREDLRDRLIRLFGSRDLHRATTAMDEAARRLSRYFLAQLGINMGVGIVISIGLAIIGVPGALLFGVLTGLLRFVPYVGTWIAALLAVVFATAVGPGWSMMIWTIVLFGVTDIVAGQIVEPMLYGHSTGLSPFAVIVAAVFWSWIWGPIGLVLSTPLTLCLVILGRHVDRLEFLDVLFGDRPALTPAENFYQRLLANDPDEALVQAESLLKERSLSAYYDEVALEGLRIAHQDVLRGVVTADQLKRINESAMDIIEGLEEVEDVVMAARPDEEPPASLEMSDREAGIFHEAPPAHFDAASEGHTSSVLCIAGRGVLDDLAATIAVQLFRKHGLGADLAPYERFSRTRFDEVDLTGVSLICVISFDAAESPPYLRNLLRRLHQRAGAADLIVGLVVPDSALEGEAVIRKTSAATSFKELVEACVAAARLQTTNGVSWEGLNPEEPVPVADSGKAPAVVPVLRGA; this is encoded by the coding sequence ATGACACCAAATCCCGTCCCGCGCCGGCCCGCGTCGAAGGTCTTGCCTCCCGAGGCGCCGGGCATGCGGGCGTTGCTTTCGCTGGTCACCGGCGTGGTGGTGATCTGCGCGCTGTATTTTGGGCGCGCGGTGCTTATCCCGATCATTCTCGCGGTGTTGTTGAGCTTCCTGGTTGCGCCTTTCGTCGATTTGTTGCGGCGGTTGAAACTGGGGCAAGTGCCATCGGTGATCCTGGCCGTGCTCGTTGCGTTGTCTGTGCTGACGGCGGTTGGCGCGCTGATCGGTGCGCAAGTGGCGCAGCTCGCCAGCGACCTGCCGCGTTATCAGGTCGCCGTAGAACGGAAAATCGATGCCGTGCAGGAGAAGACAGTCGGCCGCGCCGATGCGTTCCTTGGCAAGGCGGCAACCGCGCTGAAACGGATATCGCCGAACCGGCAGGAGGAAATCCGCAAGAGCCAGGAGAACCAGACAGCGTCTCCTATCGACGCACCCATGCCCGTCGAAGTCCACGAGCCATCCCCTTCGCCAGTGGAACTTGCCCAGCGCTTCCTGTCGCCGATCATCAGTCCGCTCGAGACCACGGGCATTGTCCTTGTCGTGGCGATATTTATCCTGTTGCAGCGAGAAGACCTGCGCGACCGGCTGATCCGGCTGTTCGGATCGCGCGACCTGCACCGCGCAACGACCGCCATGGACGAAGCCGCGCGGCGGCTGTCGCGATATTTCCTGGCGCAGCTCGGTATCAACATGGGTGTGGGTATCGTGATTTCGATTGGCCTTGCGATCATCGGCGTGCCCGGCGCGTTGCTGTTCGGCGTGCTGACCGGATTGCTGCGGTTCGTGCCCTATGTGGGGACGTGGATCGCGGCGCTGCTGGCCGTTGTCTTCGCGACAGCCGTCGGTCCCGGCTGGTCGATGATGATCTGGACCATCGTGCTCTTCGGGGTCACCGACATCGTCGCGGGCCAGATCGTCGAACCGATGCTTTATGGCCACAGCACGGGTCTTTCGCCCTTTGCCGTGATTGTCGCGGCGGTGTTCTGGAGCTGGATCTGGGGGCCGATCGGGCTGGTTTTATCTACGCCATTGACGCTGTGTCTCGTGATTCTCGGGCGTCATGTGGATCGGCTGGAATTTCTCGACGTGCTTTTCGGTGATCGTCCAGCCTTGACGCCGGCGGAGAATTTTTATCAGCGGCTGCTCGCCAACGATCCCGACGAAGCGCTCGTACAGGCCGAATCGCTACTCAAGGAGCGCTCGCTCAGCGCGTATTACGACGAGGTCGCGCTGGAGGGTTTGCGGATCGCGCATCAGGACGTGCTGCGCGGCGTGGTGACGGCGGACCAGTTGAAGCGCATCAACGAATCTGCGATGGATATCATCGAAGGGCTGGAAGAGGTCGAGGACGTGGTGATGGCCGCCCGCCCCGATGAAGAACCGCCGGCAAGCCTGGAGATGTCGGATCGCGAGGCGGGCATTTTCCACGAAGCGCCGCCTGCTCATTTCGATGCTGCCAGCGAAGGGCATACGTCGTCCGTGCTGTGCATCGCGGGGCGCGGCGTGCTGGACGATCTGGCCGCGACGATTGCCGTGCAACTGTTTCGCAAGCACGGACTGGGCGCCGATCTCGCGCCGTACGAGCGTTTTTCCCGTACCCGTTTCGATGAAGTCGACCTGACCGGCGTTTCGCTGATCTGCGTGATTTCTTTCGATGCCGCCGAATCGCCGCCTTACTTGCGCAATCTGCTGCGCCGATTGCATCAGCGGGCAGGGGCGGCGGATCTGATTGTCGGGCTGGTCGTGCCGGACAGCGCGCTGGAAGGCGAGGCGGTAATCAGGAAGACATCGGCGGCGACTTCGTTCAAGGAACTGGTCGAGGCGTGCGTGGCTGCTGCGCGGCTACAGACTACCAATGGCGTCTCCTGGGAAGGCCTGAACCCGGAAGAACCCGTGCCGGTTGCAGATTCGGGAAAGGCGCCGGCGGTGGTTCCCGTCTTGCGCGGCGCCTGA
- a CDS encoding SDR family oxidoreductase: MFAWQTPLNYASYASRSWPERPAPHRQARPAGVASLVLAGATGFIGGNVLVSLVNGGLLDRVVCLVRAADISEAIARLRASAARCGLPRVQAERLSAANVIVGELGGEFCGADLARLRDASHVINCAAMASFSSNPQVLDINVRDTLRFASRFDGSAALQRFLHVSTAMACGTQCGGNVRESAFSQADAGHLVPYTQSKRDAEHLLRSNFPRLPLVVARPSIVVGHTVLGTLPSASIFWVMRVVHGARRFTARAMSRLDVVSGDDCARALMLLAVKPNLAFDLYHVSAGTEAPTIGKILIAMDEATGIHGRRYTICGERDFRKMARDVVGRENSASGRLIEHALRLYAGFAALDYTFDNHRLRDEIGFEPLPFTDYVSECVRTSRGVGIVEQMRWDFK; this comes from the coding sequence ATGTTCGCATGGCAAACCCCTCTCAACTACGCCTCCTATGCTTCCCGCTCCTGGCCTGAACGCCCGGCGCCTCACAGACAGGCACGTCCGGCCGGTGTGGCCAGTCTTGTACTCGCGGGGGCGACGGGTTTTATCGGCGGGAATGTGCTGGTTTCGCTGGTCAACGGCGGCTTGCTGGACCGCGTGGTGTGTCTCGTGCGTGCCGCCGACATCAGCGAGGCGATCGCGCGGCTACGCGCTTCAGCCGCGCGGTGCGGCTTGCCTCGCGTACAAGCGGAGCGTTTGAGCGCGGCGAACGTGATCGTGGGCGAACTGGGCGGCGAGTTCTGCGGCGCCGATCTCGCGCGTCTTCGCGACGCATCTCATGTGATCAACTGCGCCGCAATGGCATCGTTCTCGAGCAACCCGCAAGTGCTCGATATCAACGTGCGCGACACGTTGCGCTTTGCATCGCGTTTCGATGGAAGCGCCGCGCTGCAACGCTTCCTGCACGTCAGCACCGCAATGGCATGCGGCACGCAATGCGGCGGCAACGTGCGGGAGTCGGCGTTTTCGCAGGCGGACGCGGGACATCTCGTGCCCTACACGCAAAGCAAGCGGGACGCCGAACATCTGCTGCGCAGCAACTTTCCGCGCCTGCCGCTGGTGGTCGCGCGGCCATCGATCGTGGTGGGGCATACCGTGCTGGGGACACTGCCGTCGGCGAGCATTTTCTGGGTGATGCGCGTGGTGCATGGCGCGCGCCGTTTCACCGCACGCGCCATGAGCCGGCTCGATGTCGTCTCCGGCGACGATTGCGCACGCGCGCTGATGCTGCTTGCCGTGAAGCCGAATCTGGCGTTCGACCTGTACCACGTGTCGGCGGGAACGGAAGCGCCGACTATCGGCAAGATCCTGATCGCGATGGACGAAGCCACCGGCATTCACGGCCGCCGCTACACCATTTGCGGCGAGCGCGATTTTCGCAAGATGGCGCGTGACGTCGTCGGCCGCGAGAACTCGGCGAGCGGCCGGCTGATCGAACACGCGCTGCGGCTGTATGCCGGCTTTGCCGCGCTCGATTACACCTTCGACAACCATCGTCTGCGCGATGAAATCGGCTTCGAGCCATTGCCGTTCACCGACTATGTCAGCGAATGCGTGCGTACATCGCGGGGCGTGGGCATTGTCGAGCAGATGCGCTGGGACTTCAAATAA